From the genome of Pseudonocardia sp. EC080619-01:
CGAGGCCGGCAACGGTGACCGGACCGCGCTGGTCCACGACTCGCCGGTCACCGGCACGAAGCGGTCCTACACCTACTCCGACCTGCGCGACGAGGTCGCCACGTTCGCCGGTGTGCTGCGCGACCAGGGCGTCGGGCGCGGCGACCGGGTCGTGATCTACATGCCGATGGTGCCCGAGGCCGCGGTCGCGATGCTGGCCTGCGCGCGGCTCGGTGCGATCCACTCGGTCGTCTTCGGCGGGTTCGCCGCGAAGGAGCTCGCGGTCCGGATCGACGACGCCGGGCCGAAGGTCGTCGTCTCGGCGTCCTGCGGCATCGAGGGCAGCCGTGTCATCGAGTACAAGCCGCTGCTCGACAAGGCCATCGAGCTCGCCGAGCGCAAGCCCGACGCGACGGTGATCCTGCAGCGCGAGCAGGCCGTGGCGGCGATGGGCCCGATCGACGTCGACTGGGCCGCGGCCGCGGCGACGGCCACCCCGGCGGATCCGGTGCCGGTGCGCAGCACCGACCCGCTCTACGTGCTCTACACCTCCGGCACCACCGGCAAGCCGAAGGGCGTGGTGCGCGACTCCGGCGGCTACGCGACGGCCCTGGCCTGGTCGATGCCCAACATCTACGACGTCGGCGCCGGCGAGACGATCTTCACCGCGTCCGACGTGGGCTGGGTCGTCGGCCACTCCTACATCGTCTACGCGCCGCTGCTGGCCGGGGCCACGACCGTGCTCTACGAGGGCAAGCCGGTCGGTACCCCCGACGCCGGGCAGTTCTGGCGGGTCGTGCAGGAGAACAAGGTGAAGTCGGTGTTCACCGCGCCGACCGCGTTCCGGGCGATCAAGAAGGAGGACCCGGAGGGCGCCTTCGTGGCGCAGTACGACGTCTCGTCGCTGCAGTACCTGTTCCTGGCCGGCGAGCGCCTCGACCCGGAGACCTACCGGTGGGCCGCCGACCTGCTCGGCATCCCGGTGATCGACCACTGGTGGCAGACCGAGACGGGCTGGCCGATCGCGGCGAACCCGGCCGGGATCGAGCTGCTCGACATCAAGCCCGGCTCCCCGACCCGCCCGATGCCGGGCTGGGACGTGCAGGTCCTCGACGAGACCGGGAAGCCGGCCGAGCCCGGTGTCGACGGCGCGATCGTCGCGAAGCTGCCCCTGCCGCCGGGCGCGTTCCCGACCCTGTGGAACGACGACGAGCGCTACGTGAACTCCTACATGGCCGCGTTCGAGGGCTACTACCTCACCGGCGACGGCGGCCACCTCGACTCCGACGGCTACGTGTTCGTCATGGGCCGCACCGACGACGTCATCAACGTCGCCGGGCACCGCCTGTCCACCGGCGGGATGGAGGAGGTCCTCGCCTCGCACCCCGACGTCGCCGAGTGCGCGGTGATCGGCGTCGCCGACACGATGAAGGGCCAGATCCCGCGCGGGTTCGTGGTGCTCAAGTCCGGCGTCGACAGCACCGCCGAGGGCTACGACGAGAAGCTGCGCGCCGAGCTCGTCCAGATGGTGCGCGACCAGATCGGGGCGGTCGCCTCGCTCAAGGACGTCGCCGTCGTCCCGGCCCTGCCCAAGACCCGCTCCGGGAAGATCCTGCGCAAGACCATGCGC
Proteins encoded in this window:
- a CDS encoding propionyl-CoA synthetase, which gives rise to MAGYEEIFRSSVEDREGFWLRAASVLDWDVAPTTALDESDPPFYRWFPDGELNVCHNALDRHVEAGNGDRTALVHDSPVTGTKRSYTYSDLRDEVATFAGVLRDQGVGRGDRVVIYMPMVPEAAVAMLACARLGAIHSVVFGGFAAKELAVRIDDAGPKVVVSASCGIEGSRVIEYKPLLDKAIELAERKPDATVILQREQAVAAMGPIDVDWAAAAATATPADPVPVRSTDPLYVLYTSGTTGKPKGVVRDSGGYATALAWSMPNIYDVGAGETIFTASDVGWVVGHSYIVYAPLLAGATTVLYEGKPVGTPDAGQFWRVVQENKVKSVFTAPTAFRAIKKEDPEGAFVAQYDVSSLQYLFLAGERLDPETYRWAADLLGIPVIDHWWQTETGWPIAANPAGIELLDIKPGSPTRPMPGWDVQVLDETGKPAEPGVDGAIVAKLPLPPGAFPTLWNDDERYVNSYMAAFEGYYLTGDGGHLDSDGYVFVMGRTDDVINVAGHRLSTGGMEEVLASHPDVAECAVIGVADTMKGQIPRGFVVLKSGVDSTAEGYDEKLRAELVQMVRDQIGAVASLKDVAVVPALPKTRSGKILRKTMRGIADGADEPVPSTIDDASVLDTLRPVLRKE